GGGAGCGCCTCCGCCGACACCCTGATCTGCGAGCAGTACGGCTCGACCGTCATCGGCAACCGCTACGTCGTGCAGAACAACCGGTGGGGCACGAGCGCCCAGCAGTGCATCAACGTGACCAGCACCGGCTTCGAGATCACCACCCAGAACGGCAGCAACCCCACCAACGGGGCGCCGACCGCGTACCCGTCGGTCTTCTTCGGCTGCCACTACACCAACTGCTCACCCGGCACCAACCTGCCGATCCAGGTGGGCCAGATCAGCAGCGCGACCAGCAGCATCAGCTACCGGTACGTCAGCGGCGCCACCTACAACGCCTCGTACGACATCTGGCTCGACCCGTCGCCGAAGACCGACGGGGTGAACCAGATGGAGATCATGATCTGGCTCAACCGGCAGGGCTCCATCCAGCCCATCGGCTCACCGGTCGGCACGGCGACGCTCGCCGGCCGGACCTGGGAGGTCTGGCGGGGCAGCAACGGCTCCAACAACGTCATCTCGTACGTGGCGCCGTCCCCGATCAGCAGTCTGAGCTTCAGCGTGCTGGACTTCATCGCCGACGTCCGCAACCGCGGCGCGATCACCAACTCCTGGTACCTGACCAGCATCCAGGCGGGCTTCGAGCCGTGGCAGGGCGGCGTGGGTCTGGCGGTGACCTCGTTCTCGGCCGCTGTGAACGGCGGCGGCACCCCGCCGCCCACCACCCCGCCGCCGGGCGGGACGGGCTGCGCGGTGACGTACACGGCGAACACCTGGAGCAACGGCTTCACCGCCGACGTGCAGATCCGCAACACCGGGACGAGCCCGGTCAACGGCTGGACGCTGGCGTACACGCTGCCCGCCGGGCAGCAGGTCACGAACTCCTGGAACGCCACGGTGAGCCAGAGCGGCTCGGGGGTGACCGCACGGAACGTGGGCTACAACGGCACCATCGCCCCGGGTGGCACGGCCAGCTTCGGCTACCAGGGGACGCTGAGCGGAGCGTACGCCTCGCCGAGCGCCTTCACCCTCAACGGCGTGGCCTGCTCGCGCGCCTGAGCCCGGACGCGGGGTGCGGCGGTGACCGCCGC
This genomic stretch from Micromonospora krabiensis harbors:
- a CDS encoding GH12 family glycosyl hydrolase domain-containing protein, which encodes MKRRLRALVAAGLLVSGSIVAVALGGSASADTLICEQYGSTVIGNRYVVQNNRWGTSAQQCINVTSTGFEITTQNGSNPTNGAPTAYPSVFFGCHYTNCSPGTNLPIQVGQISSATSSISYRYVSGATYNASYDIWLDPSPKTDGVNQMEIMIWLNRQGSIQPIGSPVGTATLAGRTWEVWRGSNGSNNVISYVAPSPISSLSFSVLDFIADVRNRGAITNSWYLTSIQAGFEPWQGGVGLAVTSFSAAVNGGGTPPPTTPPPGGTGCAVTYTANTWSNGFTADVQIRNTGTSPVNGWTLAYTLPAGQQVTNSWNATVSQSGSGVTARNVGYNGTIAPGGTASFGYQGTLSGAYASPSAFTLNGVACSRA